One window of the Pieris rapae chromosome 13, ilPieRapa1.1, whole genome shotgun sequence genome contains the following:
- the LOC110993880 gene encoding protein MON2 homolog isoform X3, whose protein sequence is MAFVSAVTGDDSTRKFMDVLQNDFKTLSLETKKKYPQIREACDEAIEKLSLAANNPQASLYGVVNQILYPLVQGCESKDVKIIKFCLGTIQRLIAQQGIDAKGARHIVDCLFNLGQANTLELKLLQTAALLMTTSDLVHGDTLARTMVLCMKMVAACEGRDVSTSHAAAATVRQLVALVFERALAEADGTLKVNPADVRIQTNQKAPKDLKPCAVDAYLILQDIIQLINGDAANWLVGISDVPKTFGLELLDTVLTDFSPVFFKITEFRFLLKEHVCALIIRLFSPNVKYRAAFTAPHIPGGGAGGTPPAPDRPHFPVTMRLLRLVSIILHKYHDLLVTECEIFLSLTIKFLDPDKPLWQRALALEVLHKMTIQPDLLKSFCECYDMRPHATNIFQDIVNALGAYVQSLFVAANVNTQPGSTGVPQQAGFYWKGVWLPLCVIFEPGTAKSVYIEMLDRTEAPTIQDGYGISVAYACLIEIIRSIAISVEGEEYYRLQELYDDNQNDNDEKEVNSNTKAISNKDTDDTETRDITKNGHNESDQNSNIVRKDSETDDKDRQLSLQLIKSSWCGLVWGLSVLAEASIGELENILCAIQTLARVSGKVGVTNARDACIGALCRCALPAQYCVPVLGALAALACPWPAARAQPSQQADLRHHVVWVGTPLPCAQPPGQQQSFVMVTSRHVTAMRALLQAARRDGDTMQQAWLPVLTTLQHLVWILGLKPSTGGSMKASRASADANAVMSTSAVMADLPALSAMLSRVFEASKNLDDVALHHLIDALCKLSNEAMDLAYSNREPSLFAVAKLLETGLANMHRIEVMWRPITNHLLEVCQHPHIRMREWGVEAITYLVQAAFQYHHNNPALVTEARERLILEPLAELCNVRHCDVRARQLECAARLLHSRGEQLGAAWPLMMEIISAICDQHSEQLVRSAFQCAQLVAGDLLGCAGPRCLRRVLAAAAAFARQTKELNISLTAVGLMWNISDYLYHKRDKLSVALANEAAACPEYPDLPPLDRLWMCLYVRLSELCTEPRAPVRRAASQTLFSCIGAHGTLLSKPAWRALLNILFPMLQQVQKQSNIASSEKVDTGEHILIHHTRNTAQKQWAETQVLTLSGVSRVFHSRFQLLTSVGDFQRSWTALLDFIVDFALRKSHEVSVAALKSFQEVVTAAGRLESESAASNKRIWAAAWAAWTSIASNLHSDTAARPVPEDGKPVELYSPSLNFLTTLVQIFPLIFQHIRPSFTPKDVEQLGQCLCKVCSVEPSASALDGLGTGTPASLHALHCLDTVHKEALVRHELLPAMFSALTSLADVVSSQPAASARCLSAAAALYRAAPAPSKHILPHLLQALHTAVKKCSPEKRRRNSERERDQPDETAQIATLLLQVLATGLPLAREKPDDYKEFWEILPGVLETFMFEPPVGCGGQAREVVCVIRDEVLGGSPRAPAHAARRALHLVRAGSMHANHASKNEQELREREEFARACFETLLQFSMLEDVDSIAAGEEDADPLAIMPLLDRFQEVISKYSSEDDSEPLTRHQLSEISFVLKAIATLTDAMKRAPPAKVDATAWQKLIGIYPLIVGLAAGGRASGPGGSGPAVREALLQFGGLLAAPP, encoded by the exons ATGGCATTCGTGAGTGCAGTTACCGGTGATGATTCTACTAGAAAATTTATGGACGTCTTGCAGAATGATTTTAAGACACTTAGCTTGGAAACCAAGAAAAAATATCCCCAGATAAGAGag GCATGTGATGAAGCAATAGAAAAGCTATCCCTAGCTGCTAATAATCCGCAGGCTTCATTGTATGGAGTTGTCAATCAAATACTATATCCTCTTGTACAGGGTTGTGAGTCAAAAGATGTGAAAATTATAAAg TTTTGCCTGGGCACTATACAGCGGCTGATTGCTCAACAAGGCATTGATGCCAAAGGAGCCAGACATATAGTTGACTGTTTGTTCAACTTGGGTCAGGCAAATACACTTGAGCTAAAGTTATTACAAACTGCTGCATTGCTTATGACTACCTCTGATCTAGTACATGGGGATACTTTAGCTAGG ACAATGGTGCTGTGTATGAAAATGGTGGCAGCCTGTGAGGGTCGAGATGTGAGCACAAGTCATGCTGCAGCAGCCACTGTGAGGCAACTTGTTGCTTTAGTCTTTGAGAGGGCTCTTGCTGAGGCAGATG GTACACTGAAAGTGAATCCGGCTGATGTCAGAATACAAACAAATCAAAAAGCTCCAAAGGATCTTAAACCCTGTGCTGTTGATGCCTATCTTATTTTACAG gatataatacaattaatcaaTGGTGATGCTGCAAACTGGCTTGTTGGAATATCTGATGTTCCAAAGACGTTTGGCTTGGAATTGCTTGATACTGTACTTACTGATTTTTCACCTGTGTTCtttaaa ATAACAGAATTTCGATTTTTACTCAAGGAGCATGTATGTGCATTGATAATTAGGCTGTTTTCGCCAAATGTCAAATACAG GGCAGCCTTTACGGCCCCCCATATACCAGGTGGTGGAGCTGGGGGAACCCCTCCCGCCCCAGATAGGCCCCACTTTCCTGTTACTATGAGATTGCTTCGCTTGGTTTCAATTATACTGCACAAGTATCACGATTTATTG GTGACCGAATGTGAGATATTCTTATCTCTAACAATCAAATTCTTGGACCCGGATAAACCGTTATGGCAAAGAGCGCTCGCTTTAGAAGTACTACATAAAATGACTATACAACCTG ATCTTCTCAAATCGTTCTGCGAGTGTTACGACATGCGTCCGCACGCAACGAACATCTTTCAAGATATCGTGAACGCGCTCGGCGCGTACGTTCAAAGTTTGTTCGTCGCTGCCAATGTTAATACGCAGCCTG gaTCGACCGGGGTTCCTCAACAAGCCGGTTTTTATTGGAAAGGTGTATGGCTACCGCTTTGCGTCATCTTCGAGCCTGGTACTGCAAAGTCTGTTTA CATAGAAATGCTCGATCGAACAGAAGCGCCCACCATTCAAGATGGCTACGGCATATCAGTTGCCTACGCATGTCTTATAGAGATAATACGGTCCATCGCTATTAGTGTTGAAGGTGAAGAATATTATAG GTTACAGGAACTGTATGATGACAATCAAAATGACAATGATGAGAAGGAAGTCAATTCTAATACCAAAGCTATTAGTAATAAAG ATACAGATGATACAGAGACTAGAGACATAACGAAGAACGGACATAATGAGTCTGACCAGAACTCGAATATAGTTAGGAAGGATTCTGAAACGGACGACAAAGATCGACAGCTTAGCTTACAG CTTATAAAGTCGTCTTGGTGCGGTTTAGTGTGGGGTTTATCAGTACTTGCAGAGGCCAGTATTGGAGAGCTGGAGAATATTTTATGTGCCATACAGACGCTTGCTAGAGTCAGTGGGAAG GTGGGTGTGACAAACGCTCGCGATGCTTGTATAGGCGCGCTATGTCGTTGCGCTTTACCGGCTCAGTACTGTGTGCCTGTATTAGGTGCATTAGCGGCATTGGCGTGTCCATGGCCCGCTGCACGCGCGCAACCCTCTCAACAGGCTGATCTGAGACATCATGTTGTATGGGTCGGGACTCCTTTACCCTGTGCGCAGCCACCtg GCCAGCAGCAGTCGTTCGTGATGGTGACCTCTCGTCACGTGACAGCAATGCGTGCCCTGCTTCAGGCGGCTCGCAGGGATGGAGACACTATGCAACAGGCTTGGCTGCCAGTTCTTACTACGCTACAGCATCTG GTATGGATCCTGGGTCTGAAACCGTCGACGGGTGGAAGTATGAAAGCCAGTCGCGCAAGTGCCGACGCCAATGCTGTCATGAGCACTTCCGCTGTCATGGCTGACCTTCCTG CTCTATCAGCAATGTTATCGAGAGTGTTCGAGGCTTCAAAGAATCTAGATGATGTAGCTCTGCATCACTTGATTGATGCTCTGTGTAAATTGTCCAATGAGGCTATGGATCTGGCATATTCGAATAGG GAGCCATCATTGTTCGCGGTGGCAAAACTCTTGGAGACGGGGCTGGCAAACATGCATAGGATCGAAGTGATGTGGCGACCTATTACTAATCATTTACTCGAA gTGTGTCAACATCCACACATACGCATGAGGGAATGGGGAGTAGAAGCCATCACATACCTTGTGCAAGCCGCATTTCAATATCATCACAATAACCCTGCGTTAGTAACAGAG GCCCGCGAGCGCCTAATACTTGAACCACTAGCAGAGTTGTGTAATGTACGTCATTGCGACGTACGCGCTCGTCAATTAGAATGCGCGGCGAGATTATTGCACTCACGCGGGGAGCAACTCGGTGCTGCTTGGCCCTTGATGATGGAGATCATTTCTGCTATATGTGATCAACACAG TGAACAATTAGTACGGTCAGCATTCCAATGTGCGCAATTAGTAGCTGGGGACTTATTAGGATGCGCGGGACCCCGGTGTTTACGGCGTGTGTTAGCCGCCGCTGCGGCCTTTGCCAGGCAGACCAAGGAGCTTAACATTAGTCTTACCGCTGTTGGTCTTATG TGGAACATATCAGACTATTTATACCACAAGCGCGATAAATTGTCTGTGGCACTCGCGAACGAAGCGGCTGCGTGTCCTGAATACCCCGATTTACCACCTCTGGACAGGCTTTGGATGTGCCTTTACGTACGACTTA GTGAGCTATGTACGGAACCGCGAGCTCCGGTGCGTCGCGCAGCCAGTCAGACATTATTCAGCTGTATCGGAGCACACGGGACCCTATTGAGCAAACCCGCATGGAGAGCATTACTGAATATACTCTTCCCCATGTTGCAAcag gtacaaaaacagtCGAATATTGCGAGTTCGGAAAAAGTTGATACAGGAGAACATATCTTGATACATCACACCAGAAACACAGCGCAGAAGCAATGGGCCGAAACACAG GTTCTAACCCTATCGGGTGTGTCTCGTGTCTTCCACTCGAGGTTCCAGTTATTGACTTCCGTTGGAGATTTCCAGAGGTCATGGACGGCACTGTTAGATTTTATTGTTGATTTTGCGCTGAGGAAGAGTCACGAG gtATCAGTAGCAGCATTGAAGTCATTCCAGGAGGTGGTGACTGCAGCGGGTCGCTTGGAAAGTGAGAGTGCGGCCAGCAACAAACGTATTTGGGCCGCGGCGTGGGCTGCTTGGACCAGTATTGCGTCTAACCTGCATTCTGATACAGCCGCTAGGCCAG tGCCAGAGGATGGTAAACCTGTTGAGTTGTATTCGCCATCATTGAATTTCCTTACTACCCTTGTGCAGATCTTCCCCCTCATTTTCCAACATATACGGCCATC TTTTACCCCAAAAGACGTAGAGCAACTCGGCCAATGTCTATGCAAAGTGTGCAGTGTTGAACCGTCCGCGTCCGCACTGGACGGCCTCGGTACGGGCACGCCCGCTAGTTTGCACGCCCTGCATTGCCTCGACACTGTACATAAG GAGGCCCTAGTCCGCCATGAGTTATTGCCAGCGATGTTCTCAGCACTAACCTCTCTAGCGGACGTTGTAAGCTCCCAACCGGCGGCAAGTGCCCGTTGTCTCTCCGCTGCCGCAGCGCTGTATCGGGCTGCGCCTGCGCCGAGTAAACATATTCTGCCGCACTTGCTGCAG gCTCTTCACACAGCGGTAAAGAAGTGCAGTCCAGAGAAACGAAGACGGAACAGCGAGAGAGAAAGAGATCAACCGGATGAGACGGCGCAAATAGCTACTTTATTGTTGCAG GTTCTGGCCACTGGGTTACCGCTAGCGAGAGAAAAGCCTGACGATTACAAAGAGTTCTGGGAAATATTGCCCGGCGTGCTTGAAACGTTCATGTTTGAACCGCC TGTGGGGTGCGGCGGCCAAGCCCGTGAAGTCGTATGTGTGATCCGCGATGAAGTGTTGGGCGGTTCCCCTAGGGCGCCCGCCCATGCCGCTAGACGCGCCCTGCATCTCGTCAGAGCGGGATCCATGCATGCCAATCACGCTTcta AAAACGAGCAAGAACTTCGGGAGCGTGAAGAATTTGCCCGAGCGTGCTTTGAGACTTTATTGCAGTTCTCGATGTTAGAAGATGTTGATTCCATCGCAGCCGGAGAAG AAGACGCAGACCCACTAGCCATAATGCCACTTCTAGATCGGTTTCAAGAAGTTATCTCGAAATACAGTTCTGAAGACGATTCAGAACCTTTAACCAG ACATCAGCTGTCTGAGATATCGTTTGTCCTGAAAGCGATAGCGACCCTCACTGATGCCATGAAGCGAGCGCCGCCCGCAAAAGTAGACGCTACGGCCTGGCAGAAGCTTATAG GAATATACCCGCTGATAGTGGGTTTGGCAGCGGGGGGACGTGCCTCGGGCCCCGGTGGTTCAGGTCCCGCAGTGCGGGAAGCCCTTCTGCAGTTCGGGGGCCTTTTGGCTGCGCCGCCCTAG
- the LOC110993880 gene encoding protein MON2 homolog isoform X2 — MAFVSAVTGDDSTRKFMDVLQNDFKTLSLETKKKYPQIREACDEAIEKLSLAANNPQASLYGVVNQILYPLVQGCESKDVKIIKFCLGTIQRLIAQQGIDAKGARHIVDCLFNLGQANTLELKLLQTAALLMTTSDLVHGDTLARTMVLCMKMVAACEGRDVSTSHAAAATVRQLVALVFERALAEADGTLKVNPADVRIQTNQKAPKDLKPCAVDAYLILQDIIQLINGDAANWLVGISDVPKTFGLELLDTVLTDFSPVFFKITEFRFLLKEHVCALIIRLFSPNVKYRAAFTAPHIPGGGAGGTPPAPDRPHFPVTMRLLRLVSIILHKYHDLLVTECEIFLSLTIKFLDPDKPLWQRALALEVLHKMTIQPDLLKSFCECYDMRPHATNIFQDIVNALGAYVQSLFVAANVNTQPGSTGVPQQAGFYWKGVWLPLCVIFEPGTAKSVYIEMLDRTEAPTIQDGYGISVAYACLIEIIRSIAISVEGEEYYRLQELYDDNQNDNDEKEVNSNTKAISNKDTDDTETRDITKNGHNESDQNSNIVRKDSETDDKDRQLSLQLIKSSWCGLVWGLSVLAEASIGELENILCAIQTLARVSGKVGVTNARDACIGALCRCALPAQYCVPVLGALAALACPWPAARAQPSQQADLRHHVVWVGTPLPCAQPPGQQQSFVMVTSRHVTAMRALLQAARRDGDTMQQAWLPVLTTLQHLVWILGLKPSTGGSMKASRASADANAVMSTSAVMADLPGQQVPVAESLGVMSALSAMLSRVFEASKNLDDVALHHLIDALCKLSNEAMDLAYSNREPSLFAVAKLLETGLANMHRIEVMWRPITNHLLEVCQHPHIRMREWGVEAITYLVQAAFQYHHNNPALVTEARERLILEPLAELCNVRHCDVRARQLECAARLLHSRGEQLGAAWPLMMEIISAICDQHSEQLVRSAFQCAQLVAGDLLGCAGPRCLRRVLAAAAAFARQTKELNISLTAVGLMWNISDYLYHKRDKLSVALANEAAACPEYPDLPPLDRLWMCLYVRLSELCTEPRAPVRRAASQTLFSCIGAHGTLLSKPAWRALLNILFPMLQQVQKQSNIASSEKVDTGEHILIHHTRNTAQKQWAETQVLTLSGVSRVFHSRFQLLTSVGDFQRSWTALLDFIVDFALRKSHEVSVAALKSFQEVVTAAGRLESESAASNKRIWAAAWAAWTSIASNLHSDTAARPVPEDGKPVELYSPSLNFLTTLVQIFPLIFQHIRPSFTPKDVEQLGQCLCKVCSVEPSASALDGLGTGTPASLHALHCLDTVHKEALVRHELLPAMFSALTSLADVVSSQPAASARCLSAAAALYRAAPAPSKHILPHLLQALHTAVKKCSPEKRRRNSERERDQPDETAQIATLLLQVLATGLPLAREKPDDYKEFWEILPGVLETFMFEPPVGCGGQAREVVCVIRDEVLGGSPRAPAHAARRALHLVRAGSMHANHASKNEQELREREEFARACFETLLQFSMLEDVDSIAAGEEDADPLAIMPLLDRFQEVISKYSSEDDSEPLTRHQLSEISFVLKAIATLTDAMKRAPPAKVDATAWQKLIGIYPLIVGLAAGGRASGPGGSGPAVREALLQFGGLLAAPP, encoded by the exons ATGGCATTCGTGAGTGCAGTTACCGGTGATGATTCTACTAGAAAATTTATGGACGTCTTGCAGAATGATTTTAAGACACTTAGCTTGGAAACCAAGAAAAAATATCCCCAGATAAGAGag GCATGTGATGAAGCAATAGAAAAGCTATCCCTAGCTGCTAATAATCCGCAGGCTTCATTGTATGGAGTTGTCAATCAAATACTATATCCTCTTGTACAGGGTTGTGAGTCAAAAGATGTGAAAATTATAAAg TTTTGCCTGGGCACTATACAGCGGCTGATTGCTCAACAAGGCATTGATGCCAAAGGAGCCAGACATATAGTTGACTGTTTGTTCAACTTGGGTCAGGCAAATACACTTGAGCTAAAGTTATTACAAACTGCTGCATTGCTTATGACTACCTCTGATCTAGTACATGGGGATACTTTAGCTAGG ACAATGGTGCTGTGTATGAAAATGGTGGCAGCCTGTGAGGGTCGAGATGTGAGCACAAGTCATGCTGCAGCAGCCACTGTGAGGCAACTTGTTGCTTTAGTCTTTGAGAGGGCTCTTGCTGAGGCAGATG GTACACTGAAAGTGAATCCGGCTGATGTCAGAATACAAACAAATCAAAAAGCTCCAAAGGATCTTAAACCCTGTGCTGTTGATGCCTATCTTATTTTACAG gatataatacaattaatcaaTGGTGATGCTGCAAACTGGCTTGTTGGAATATCTGATGTTCCAAAGACGTTTGGCTTGGAATTGCTTGATACTGTACTTACTGATTTTTCACCTGTGTTCtttaaa ATAACAGAATTTCGATTTTTACTCAAGGAGCATGTATGTGCATTGATAATTAGGCTGTTTTCGCCAAATGTCAAATACAG GGCAGCCTTTACGGCCCCCCATATACCAGGTGGTGGAGCTGGGGGAACCCCTCCCGCCCCAGATAGGCCCCACTTTCCTGTTACTATGAGATTGCTTCGCTTGGTTTCAATTATACTGCACAAGTATCACGATTTATTG GTGACCGAATGTGAGATATTCTTATCTCTAACAATCAAATTCTTGGACCCGGATAAACCGTTATGGCAAAGAGCGCTCGCTTTAGAAGTACTACATAAAATGACTATACAACCTG ATCTTCTCAAATCGTTCTGCGAGTGTTACGACATGCGTCCGCACGCAACGAACATCTTTCAAGATATCGTGAACGCGCTCGGCGCGTACGTTCAAAGTTTGTTCGTCGCTGCCAATGTTAATACGCAGCCTG gaTCGACCGGGGTTCCTCAACAAGCCGGTTTTTATTGGAAAGGTGTATGGCTACCGCTTTGCGTCATCTTCGAGCCTGGTACTGCAAAGTCTGTTTA CATAGAAATGCTCGATCGAACAGAAGCGCCCACCATTCAAGATGGCTACGGCATATCAGTTGCCTACGCATGTCTTATAGAGATAATACGGTCCATCGCTATTAGTGTTGAAGGTGAAGAATATTATAG GTTACAGGAACTGTATGATGACAATCAAAATGACAATGATGAGAAGGAAGTCAATTCTAATACCAAAGCTATTAGTAATAAAG ATACAGATGATACAGAGACTAGAGACATAACGAAGAACGGACATAATGAGTCTGACCAGAACTCGAATATAGTTAGGAAGGATTCTGAAACGGACGACAAAGATCGACAGCTTAGCTTACAG CTTATAAAGTCGTCTTGGTGCGGTTTAGTGTGGGGTTTATCAGTACTTGCAGAGGCCAGTATTGGAGAGCTGGAGAATATTTTATGTGCCATACAGACGCTTGCTAGAGTCAGTGGGAAG GTGGGTGTGACAAACGCTCGCGATGCTTGTATAGGCGCGCTATGTCGTTGCGCTTTACCGGCTCAGTACTGTGTGCCTGTATTAGGTGCATTAGCGGCATTGGCGTGTCCATGGCCCGCTGCACGCGCGCAACCCTCTCAACAGGCTGATCTGAGACATCATGTTGTATGGGTCGGGACTCCTTTACCCTGTGCGCAGCCACCtg GCCAGCAGCAGTCGTTCGTGATGGTGACCTCTCGTCACGTGACAGCAATGCGTGCCCTGCTTCAGGCGGCTCGCAGGGATGGAGACACTATGCAACAGGCTTGGCTGCCAGTTCTTACTACGCTACAGCATCTG GTATGGATCCTGGGTCTGAAACCGTCGACGGGTGGAAGTATGAAAGCCAGTCGCGCAAGTGCCGACGCCAATGCTGTCATGAGCACTTCCGCTGTCATGGCTGACCTTCCTG GTCAGCAAGTTCCCGTGGCGGAATCTCTCGGAGTAATGAGCG CTCTATCAGCAATGTTATCGAGAGTGTTCGAGGCTTCAAAGAATCTAGATGATGTAGCTCTGCATCACTTGATTGATGCTCTGTGTAAATTGTCCAATGAGGCTATGGATCTGGCATATTCGAATAGG GAGCCATCATTGTTCGCGGTGGCAAAACTCTTGGAGACGGGGCTGGCAAACATGCATAGGATCGAAGTGATGTGGCGACCTATTACTAATCATTTACTCGAA gTGTGTCAACATCCACACATACGCATGAGGGAATGGGGAGTAGAAGCCATCACATACCTTGTGCAAGCCGCATTTCAATATCATCACAATAACCCTGCGTTAGTAACAGAG GCCCGCGAGCGCCTAATACTTGAACCACTAGCAGAGTTGTGTAATGTACGTCATTGCGACGTACGCGCTCGTCAATTAGAATGCGCGGCGAGATTATTGCACTCACGCGGGGAGCAACTCGGTGCTGCTTGGCCCTTGATGATGGAGATCATTTCTGCTATATGTGATCAACACAG TGAACAATTAGTACGGTCAGCATTCCAATGTGCGCAATTAGTAGCTGGGGACTTATTAGGATGCGCGGGACCCCGGTGTTTACGGCGTGTGTTAGCCGCCGCTGCGGCCTTTGCCAGGCAGACCAAGGAGCTTAACATTAGTCTTACCGCTGTTGGTCTTATG TGGAACATATCAGACTATTTATACCACAAGCGCGATAAATTGTCTGTGGCACTCGCGAACGAAGCGGCTGCGTGTCCTGAATACCCCGATTTACCACCTCTGGACAGGCTTTGGATGTGCCTTTACGTACGACTTA GTGAGCTATGTACGGAACCGCGAGCTCCGGTGCGTCGCGCAGCCAGTCAGACATTATTCAGCTGTATCGGAGCACACGGGACCCTATTGAGCAAACCCGCATGGAGAGCATTACTGAATATACTCTTCCCCATGTTGCAAcag gtacaaaaacagtCGAATATTGCGAGTTCGGAAAAAGTTGATACAGGAGAACATATCTTGATACATCACACCAGAAACACAGCGCAGAAGCAATGGGCCGAAACACAG GTTCTAACCCTATCGGGTGTGTCTCGTGTCTTCCACTCGAGGTTCCAGTTATTGACTTCCGTTGGAGATTTCCAGAGGTCATGGACGGCACTGTTAGATTTTATTGTTGATTTTGCGCTGAGGAAGAGTCACGAG gtATCAGTAGCAGCATTGAAGTCATTCCAGGAGGTGGTGACTGCAGCGGGTCGCTTGGAAAGTGAGAGTGCGGCCAGCAACAAACGTATTTGGGCCGCGGCGTGGGCTGCTTGGACCAGTATTGCGTCTAACCTGCATTCTGATACAGCCGCTAGGCCAG tGCCAGAGGATGGTAAACCTGTTGAGTTGTATTCGCCATCATTGAATTTCCTTACTACCCTTGTGCAGATCTTCCCCCTCATTTTCCAACATATACGGCCATC TTTTACCCCAAAAGACGTAGAGCAACTCGGCCAATGTCTATGCAAAGTGTGCAGTGTTGAACCGTCCGCGTCCGCACTGGACGGCCTCGGTACGGGCACGCCCGCTAGTTTGCACGCCCTGCATTGCCTCGACACTGTACATAAG GAGGCCCTAGTCCGCCATGAGTTATTGCCAGCGATGTTCTCAGCACTAACCTCTCTAGCGGACGTTGTAAGCTCCCAACCGGCGGCAAGTGCCCGTTGTCTCTCCGCTGCCGCAGCGCTGTATCGGGCTGCGCCTGCGCCGAGTAAACATATTCTGCCGCACTTGCTGCAG gCTCTTCACACAGCGGTAAAGAAGTGCAGTCCAGAGAAACGAAGACGGAACAGCGAGAGAGAAAGAGATCAACCGGATGAGACGGCGCAAATAGCTACTTTATTGTTGCAG GTTCTGGCCACTGGGTTACCGCTAGCGAGAGAAAAGCCTGACGATTACAAAGAGTTCTGGGAAATATTGCCCGGCGTGCTTGAAACGTTCATGTTTGAACCGCC TGTGGGGTGCGGCGGCCAAGCCCGTGAAGTCGTATGTGTGATCCGCGATGAAGTGTTGGGCGGTTCCCCTAGGGCGCCCGCCCATGCCGCTAGACGCGCCCTGCATCTCGTCAGAGCGGGATCCATGCATGCCAATCACGCTTcta AAAACGAGCAAGAACTTCGGGAGCGTGAAGAATTTGCCCGAGCGTGCTTTGAGACTTTATTGCAGTTCTCGATGTTAGAAGATGTTGATTCCATCGCAGCCGGAGAAG AAGACGCAGACCCACTAGCCATAATGCCACTTCTAGATCGGTTTCAAGAAGTTATCTCGAAATACAGTTCTGAAGACGATTCAGAACCTTTAACCAG ACATCAGCTGTCTGAGATATCGTTTGTCCTGAAAGCGATAGCGACCCTCACTGATGCCATGAAGCGAGCGCCGCCCGCAAAAGTAGACGCTACGGCCTGGCAGAAGCTTATAG GAATATACCCGCTGATAGTGGGTTTGGCAGCGGGGGGACGTGCCTCGGGCCCCGGTGGTTCAGGTCCCGCAGTGCGGGAAGCCCTTCTGCAGTTCGGGGGCCTTTTGGCTGCGCCGCCCTAG